In Lentibacillus amyloliquefaciens, one DNA window encodes the following:
- the spoIIE gene encoding stage II sporulation protein E: MINSVPGVESKTLVQKKGTLKKYRRHLSAQIKTLLFEKGWLFFLVGFLLGRAIILSVVSPFAVAFLAAIWMIHRDKAPKVMLAALVGALSFSVTHGAFIVLAMISFVLLAGLFKNAEKQHLLIPLFVFLSTVSPRIFMYSIWGQLSSYEWMLLLVEGVLGTVLVLIFMQSIPLLSPQRFKPTLKNEEIVCLIILIASILTGTIGWELYNASIEQVFSRYFVLLLAFVGGAAIGSTVGVVAGLILSLADVANLYQMSLLAFSGLLGGLLKEGNKVGVSFGLLVGTFLVAIYADAASIVPSFTETSIAIALFLLTPSGWIKKLSRYIPGTEEHTHEQEQYLQKVRNVTAKRVEQFSGVFEALSKSFSSAEDMKEDGVNARRETDYFLSQVTEKTCQSCFMKERCWQQQFDKTYSLMDDLKEDLSEGNEPNRKSLRDFENHCVKSRKVLDVMREEISFFEANKKLKKQVVESKRFVSDQLQGVSEVMDDFANEILKEREHHEKQEMQIMNTLKNMGIVLEKLDIYRLEKGNVDIEMTLSFYDYRGEGEKLIAPVLSDILNEMIIVKKEEVSPFPNGYCQLVFGSAKEYVVDIGIANAAKGGGLVSGDSYRTIELGEGKYAMAISDGMGNGSRANEESEETLRLLQQILQTGIPESVAIKSINSILSLRTTDEMYATLDLAVINLHNAAIKFLKIGSTPSLIKRGDEIIKIEASNLPMGIIQEFDVDIVGDQLKSEDILIMMSDGILDGPKHVENIDMWLKRKIRNMQTDDPQEIADLILEEVVRTRSGLIEDDMTVAVAKVIKNAPQWTSIPIYTDKAQ; encoded by the coding sequence ATGATTAATTCAGTTCCAGGAGTGGAATCCAAAACACTCGTGCAGAAAAAAGGTACACTGAAAAAATATCGTAGGCACTTATCAGCACAGATAAAAACATTGCTATTTGAAAAAGGATGGCTTTTTTTTCTTGTCGGCTTTTTACTTGGACGGGCTATTATACTATCAGTCGTTTCACCATTTGCTGTCGCCTTTCTGGCAGCTATATGGATGATACATAGGGACAAGGCCCCTAAAGTTATGCTGGCTGCACTTGTCGGGGCGTTGAGTTTCTCTGTAACACATGGGGCTTTTATAGTGCTTGCCATGATCTCGTTCGTTTTATTGGCCGGGCTATTTAAAAATGCTGAAAAACAGCACCTACTCATACCGCTGTTTGTATTTTTATCAACCGTATCACCCAGGATTTTTATGTATTCAATATGGGGGCAGCTTTCGTCATATGAGTGGATGCTTTTACTCGTTGAGGGTGTCTTGGGAACTGTCCTGGTATTAATCTTTATGCAAAGCATTCCATTATTATCACCTCAACGTTTCAAACCCACATTAAAAAATGAAGAAATTGTATGTCTGATTATACTGATTGCCTCCATTCTCACAGGCACTATCGGCTGGGAGTTATATAATGCCTCGATTGAACAGGTTTTTTCCCGGTATTTTGTCTTGCTGCTCGCTTTTGTGGGCGGTGCGGCAATAGGCTCAACTGTCGGTGTTGTTGCGGGGCTTATATTGTCGCTTGCCGATGTGGCCAATCTGTATCAAATGAGTCTGCTTGCATTTTCCGGGCTGCTTGGTGGTCTGCTTAAAGAAGGCAATAAAGTCGGGGTCAGTTTCGGTCTTTTAGTTGGAACGTTTTTGGTTGCCATCTATGCTGATGCGGCAAGCATCGTACCATCATTTACAGAAACATCAATTGCGATTGCTTTGTTTTTGCTGACACCGTCTGGTTGGATCAAAAAATTATCACGCTATATTCCCGGAACCGAGGAACATACGCATGAACAGGAACAGTATTTGCAAAAAGTCCGGAATGTGACAGCCAAACGGGTTGAACAGTTTTCCGGTGTGTTTGAAGCTTTATCGAAAAGTTTCTCCTCGGCAGAAGATATGAAAGAAGACGGTGTGAATGCCAGACGCGAAACCGACTACTTCCTCAGCCAGGTTACCGAAAAGACATGCCAGTCCTGTTTTATGAAAGAGCGATGCTGGCAACAGCAATTTGATAAAACCTACTCCCTGATGGATGATTTAAAGGAAGATTTGTCTGAAGGGAATGAGCCAAACCGCAAATCGTTACGAGATTTCGAAAATCATTGTGTCAAATCGCGGAAAGTTCTCGATGTAATGCGAGAGGAAATTTCCTTTTTCGAAGCCAATAAGAAGCTGAAGAAACAGGTGGTGGAAAGTAAACGGTTCGTATCAGATCAATTGCAGGGTGTATCGGAAGTCATGGATGATTTTGCCAATGAGATACTCAAGGAACGCGAGCATCATGAAAAACAGGAAATGCAAATTATGAATACATTGAAAAATATGGGGATTGTACTGGAGAAACTTGACATTTACAGGCTGGAAAAAGGAAATGTCGATATTGAGATGACACTGTCTTTTTATGATTACCGCGGGGAAGGTGAAAAACTGATAGCGCCGGTTTTATCCGATATTCTAAATGAAATGATTATCGTGAAAAAAGAAGAAGTATCCCCTTTTCCAAATGGTTACTGTCAATTGGTGTTTGGTTCGGCAAAAGAGTATGTTGTCGATATCGGCATCGCCAACGCAGCTAAAGGAGGCGGTCTGGTTTCAGGAGACAGCTATCGGACGATTGAACTGGGGGAAGGCAAATATGCGATGGCTATCAGTGATGGAATGGGCAATGGCAGCCGTGCAAATGAAGAAAGTGAGGAAACGCTGAGATTACTCCAGCAGATTCTGCAGACGGGGATTCCTGAAAGCGTTGCCATCAAATCAATCAACTCCATTCTGTCGCTGAGGACAACTGATGAAATGTATGCAACATTGGATCTTGCAGTGATTAACCTGCATAATGCAGCTATTAAATTTCTGAAGATTGGCTCAACACCAAGCCTGATTAAACGTGGCGATGAGATTATTAAGATCGAAGCGAGCAATTTGCCAATGGGAATCATTCAGGAGTTTGATGTGGATATTGTTGGAGACCAATTGAAATCAGAAGATATTTTAATCATGATGAGTGATGGCATTTTGGACGGGCCCAAACATGTTGAAAATATTGATATGTGGCTGAAACGAAAAATCCGCAATATGCAGACCGATGACCCGCAGGAAATAGCTGATTTAATATTGGAAGAGGTCGTCCGGACAAGAAGCGGGCTAATTGAAGACGACATGACCGTCGCTGTGGCCAAAGTGATTAAAAACGCACCGCAATGGACATCGATTCCTATTTATACAGACAAAGCACAGTAA
- a CDS encoding S1 domain-containing RNA-binding protein, which yields MSIEVGSKLQGKVTGITNFGAFVEIEEGKTGLVHISEVADNYVKDINEHLSVGDEVTVKVINVEKDGKIGLSIKKAKDKPPRQRNNRQRSESFESKMNKFLKDSDERLASLKKHTESKRGGRGAKRG from the coding sequence ATGTCAATCGAAGTAGGCAGCAAGCTGCAGGGAAAGGTAACCGGCATCACTAATTTTGGGGCATTTGTTGAAATTGAGGAAGGCAAGACAGGGCTTGTCCACATTAGTGAGGTTGCCGATAATTATGTAAAAGACATTAATGAGCACTTAAGTGTCGGTGACGAGGTCACTGTCAAAGTGATTAATGTCGAAAAGGATGGCAAGATTGGTCTTTCCATCAAGAAAGCGAAGGATAAGCCGCCACGTCAGCGGAATAATCGTCAACGTTCAGAATCGTTTGAGTCGAAAATGAACAAATTTCTCAAAGACTCCGATGAACGTCTGGCCTCTTTGAAGAAGCACACGGAATCCAAACGCGGAGGTCGAGGTGCTAAAAGAGGATAG
- a CDS encoding FtsB family cell division protein codes for MPFKKKNVERLDSNYMQQYDAYIERQKRKKQRLMRRLVLFSIAAAIVFGSLTVYHFNQRALHAEKEEQYEELQNEMATLEQKEKNLKEEISLLNDEEYVLDIARTNYFFSKEGELIFNIPEEEPSY; via the coding sequence GTGCCGTTCAAGAAGAAAAATGTGGAGCGATTAGACTCAAATTATATGCAGCAATATGATGCTTACATAGAACGACAAAAAAGAAAAAAACAGCGTCTCATGCGCCGTCTTGTTTTATTTTCTATTGCAGCGGCGATCGTTTTTGGCAGTTTGACTGTCTATCATTTCAACCAGCGTGCCCTTCATGCGGAAAAAGAGGAGCAGTACGAAGAGCTTCAAAATGAGATGGCGACACTGGAACAAAAGGAAAAGAATCTGAAGGAAGAAATTAGTTTGCTTAATGATGAGGAATATGTGTTGGATATTGCCCGGACGAACTATTTTTTCTCAAAAGAAGGCGAGTTAATTTTTAATATTCCTGAAGAAGAGCCCTCTTATTGA